The genomic stretch GTGGTGTCTCCCATTCCTgatgcttttttaaaaattggACTGCTGACATAATCACAAAATGAGCCCAATGATCCAAACAAACCAGGGAACCATAGCCTGTGAACAGtgttcagaaacacacacaagcgTTAAGACAACCATGACAAAGATAACCAGACATGAAATATTTGCATTCATGGGAGGCAGAGCGGGATGGGGCATCCAGGACTGTAGTCTTGACAACCATGACAGCAGGTGGGACATTGCTGAGAGATGAAGGCCCACATATTGCTATCTACAGTATACATTTCCATTAGTAAACTAATAAATCTACTTTACTTTACTATTGGGTGGTAAAAACTCTATTAATGGTTAATAGCACATATTATAAATGAGAGATACTAGCTGTGATCTTTGGTGGTGTGGTcatttctctgtgtgttttcttgtgttttCTGTCCATATGAGAACCGTATGAGCATGAAtgactgactgaatgagtgaAACCACAAAAAATGGGCCAATAATGTCAATAATGccatacaattatatatatattcactggtaatattttaatatatgttgtgaattatattattatattattgtcaCATATATGTCATAACTCTGGCATAGAGGTTTCAGATTTTAATCCAAAATATTAAATCACACATTCAGTTATTATTTATACAgatttttaaacacattattccTACAGTTACTTTTATCATTCATACATATTGTGCGTTATGAAGTGGACCTGTTGCATAATGATtagattaatattattagattaAATCATATCTGAGCCAACACTTATCAGTGGCCAGCAGAAAATAATATGTCTGTATAAATCCATAGAAACTTTactttaatgtattatttataagtCTTACTGTtgaaaacataaaacaacaacCAGTTCAGCATACAATACTGTATTAGAAATAATTTCAGAATATTACAATACTTATATCGATATGTTACTGTATATCATTATCCACAGTAAGAAAATATCAAATTCTAGGAAATATCAAGAGGTTTGTTGGGAATAACGACACAGGTGGGCTGACGGTGCACACTAGAAATGATATAGGTAAACATGTTAATGTGCAGTGTGCTGAAAAAGACTTTCTATTATTTTATGCTCTCAAATGCATTAAGGCATTCATTTGACTTTGAAACTGATAATGCattaatattaatcataatggcATATTTGTATATCATCACTTATGTTGCATAATTGATCAATGTGcataaattgaatctggctgttTGTCTGTCAGATTGTCTATGGGCCAGTATAAACGCTCCAAAATCCATTGGACTCATTCTACTAACCCTGTTTTgagtgtataaataaataaatgtcatagaGATCAAAGTGATCACCAATCAATATTAAACctgattgattttatttttgtccCTGCTGGAAAGTGATGGCATCCCCTTGCTCTCTCCTCAAACAGAGCCCTGGGTGTCCCACTCTGATGTGTACCTGATATTATTAGCACATGGACGGAGGCACTGACCGCTTCTTGCCTATGAGGCTGTGAGGGGGGGTGGGCGTGGCCATTGGGCGGGCCGTTGCCATGGCCATGGGCGTGGAGGGACTGTCCGCGTGCACGGCGTAGAACTCTTTGCGCGCTCTGCCCTGGAAAGTGAAAATGGGGCTCGAAAAAGAAAAGGCAGAAACGAGCGTTATAATGGACGAGGACCTGTTCAACAGGTCGATTGAACCCATCCTCTCAAAGAAAGAGAAGCTGTACACAACGGACCCGGTCCGGGACCGGGACCCTCGGGACATTAACGCTCATTTGAAGGTAAGGCACCTTCTAGTCCAAAGTGCCATGAACTGAACCTGATGTTATTACGCATTAAGTGTTAAGGTGGGACGCAGTGCTAAATATCACCACTGTTGAAAGTTGCATGCTGGCACAGCCATTGTTTTGTTGGTGCGAGTGTTCAGACTTTGCTTTGCTTTATTTTCGGTTTTAAAACACTCTGCTTTGTCTGAAGTTGAATGATTTAAAGCACATTAGATACAAATATTAAGCTATAAACTCTCACAGACACGGGTTTAGTCCGTTaagtgttttttatatatataatacacaaattataataatttcaaGTACCTGCTTCTAGTATGGGTCTCTCTCTTGTTTTTAACCACCTGTATTCCGTCGAGCCCCACTTCCTGCGCCACGATTGGCTAAAAGTTCCGAACTGCTTCCGTAGAAGCCAATCATCGCGAAGGAGGCGGGGTTTGTCACAATTTTATTGGGTAAAATGTGCTAGTTTCATCTTTCACGctttcttttttctattttattaaatatatgtaaatgcaaaataataataacacccaCAAACCCATATCGAGAGTATAAGGTgatttgataatataaaaaaaataactaattAGTTGAGCTTGTTATATTAGCTAAGCTAATTAGCTATGCATGCTAATTATATAATGACAGATCTTTAGTAGTAGCCTGTATTATGGTAGTGGATTACTTAAGTACCTGTATTaccattatacattatattacacCCTGGGGGATTGGGCAGCTTAGCAGATGTGGGCTCAATTAATCCAATAATAAATGCatcaattaataaatgtaaaaatatatatatttttaaatagttaaaaatgTAATAGTAATTTCAGGATATGAATAAATTCCGACATGCAGTATTTCTTTGCATTtcctattaaaaataaaatcgtCATTTTGCCATCATGTTCTTTGCAATCCAGGCTAAGACTGTAATTGGAATAGTTCATTACATACGTAGTGCAGTTGTTCCCGAAGCCGGAACCCTTACATTACACGATGTCTGACTTTCGTCTGTTCATCTCTACAGGTTGAATTTGAAGACATCATTGCAGAGCCGAGCTCTACTCACAGCTTTGACTCAGTGTGGATATGGAGCCATGCTGTTTTTGAGCTGCTCAAATATGTCCTCTACCGGCTCCTCACCACGCTCCTCGCCATCCCCATGGCCTTCGTGGCTGGAATAGTCTTCGGCCTCCTCAGCTGTGTACATATTTGGTACGAAAAGGCTTCTTGTTGGTTAAAGATTTTTGGCTTTGGGGCACATTTTCCGCAGACCCATTTGCAGCATATTTGCTTTGGCTGGTAGCCGCATAGATAAGGACTGGCACTggacagaaggaaaaaacaaagagaaaaacattGGAAAATAGGAAAGCAGAGGAAAAACACAATCACATTTCATGTGCTACGTCATTGTTtctctatgtatatatatataaatataccatGAAATTAATTAGGCAATTACCTTATCTGAGTTTTCCATCAGGTTTCCACATTTAGCTCTTTTTTACAGTGGCTGTGGATGTAAGCATACACCAGGAAACAAGGTGCTTATGTTTTAGTGTGCAGTTGCACAAAATGTGTGTCCAAAAGTGAAACACTTTGTACAGGGTGCTGGAATGCAGGGTTCTGCTAACAGTGGAAAAAAGCTTCACACAGCTCCTGCCAGATTGCTAGCATTCTAGTCAAGTTCTTGACTTCACAACCtcttcacatttacacacaaaaaaacactcgtgcagttctgcaggagtttTGGATTACCAGTTGCCACTGTGTATAGTGTACAGACAAGCCTATGCAAATATTCTGAACCTATAGGACCCAGCAGCCAAGCAATAAAACATATTTTGAGCTTTTAATGGTTGTTGTCTGATGTGATCTGGTCTGCTCATATAGCCCCCACACAAAACAAATAGGGTTGGTATAAGGTAGTGGTTTGGTAAACCTCCAGACTCTACATTCACCTACTTCTGTAACTTGATTTaattgtaagtcactctgatTAAGAACGTCTGCCGAAAGCCATCAGTATGAAATATATTAGTTAAGCTTTAAAGCACGTCTGTCAGCATTCTCCATTCACGCTCCATCCCTGCAGCAACTTTACTACAATCCGCCATCCGCCAATCGAGAGAGTTGGCACCAAAAGGCATCAGACTGTACAGGAAACACCTGCTGTGAAGGCTTAATGCTGCAAACCCGAGCTAATGTTTGTTAAACACCACTGATGCACTAATCTTGATGCACTGGACCAGAGAGATGAGAATAGCTCTGGAGATGAACTGAACCTCAGCAGTAATTTTATGGCTCATATGAAGTAAAGCATTGGGATAGCGATTACATGGACCCTTGAGGCCAGTATTGTCGTAGCTTGCAAGCCAGGTGGCTTTTATCGCTCAGCATGGCCAAGAACCACTTCTTTCGACAGGAGAGGGCTGATTTACTGACGGGCAGCACAAACAGCCGTAGATGTGTTGCTGTGCGGAGAATGTAGCTGCTTTTAGCTTGGCAAACCAGTTAGTTTCCTGTCAGACTGATTAAAAGCAGCGCTAGGAAGTGCATAGATACGGAAATGTGTGTTCGGATGGTTCTGTTAAAATGCTGAACTTCTGGGTTTGAGAAAGTCTGTAATGTAAGTAGGAAAGCTATATATAGGTGGGGAGCTATTTGCACGTTACCAGAGTTTCGATGTTCTGATGTGTTATCAGGCAGTACATTCCCAGGCACAATGTGAATTCGGGCAGCCAAGATGGCATTGGTCCATATGTATTGTTTACATGATAgccatataaatgtaaatgaattgtAGATACAATTGCATGAGGTGACTGGTGAGTTTTATGACTGTATGAGTTGATTAGGACCATCCCAGTACATCATTGGTATGCAACTAATGGTGTGGGATAGTGTGGCAGAGTCAAGCATGGCAAAGTagaatactatatatatatatatatatatatacatacatatatatatatatatatatatatagtccctgaagagaagtattggcaatagaataggactctctggagcatattACATGAACttgttggcatcatgcctaataccaggcatgtcctagaggggtataaagccccccagcattgagctgtggagcagtggaactgtgttgtgttctctggaatgatggcgctccatctaatgcgtttgggatgagttgggtagttggAGATGAGATGGTGTGGTAATCATCCAGGCTCTTGTCAcagagtgcaatcaaatccattGCAAagtgcaatgctccaaaatctagtagaaagccttcctccaggacagtagaaacagttactccaacaaaaacaggataaactcttttttaataatctttattttggaaaaaacaatgaatggacaggtgtcccaatacatttgtctttTAAGTATATATACCATAAAGGGCTCCACTATTTTTATAAGTCAAATATAGGAGTTATAGACACAGATAAGTATTTTTAAACGGCTCATAAAAAGTTACTTTTATAGTACAAAATAGTCTTCAAAATAAATGCCAAGAAGAAAAAGAGTCCTCAAATTGATGTCGAAACGTTTCTGTCCAGTGGCCGCAAAAAAATCACTGATGACGCAACTATAGGGACACAAGAAAATGCCCAAAAGCCTGACTAATGTAATTAAGGTGCAACAGTGTATGATTACCCTGTGATGAACTCAATGTGTTTCTCTCTGGTGTTTGCAGGATAGTGATGCCTCTGGTGCACAGCTGCATGATGGCCCTGCCCTCCATCCAGGTGGTCTGGGCCAGCCTAATGGACATGTTCGTGGGGCCCTTCTTCCACAGCATCGGCAAGAGCCTGTCCTCCATTAACGTCAAGACTGTGCAAAACTGAAACACTTTTAAGGAATACTCCAGCACTTCGGGCCTAATCTCTGTGTACCACAACCAATGTAGCATACGGTCGAATACCATGGACAATAGGTTCTCTGTAGCCTACTTTGAGCCAAAACACACTTCCCATAGAAATCAATGGCAATCAATGCTTTGGGGGCTTTGAGACAGTGGGTCTTTTTTTTACTAAGTACAGGGAAACACATCAGTGTATGGTCAGTGCTAACCGACCGTATGTTACATTTAAAAAGACTGAAGTATTCCTTCAACACTTCAACACAACACTTTCAGACCAATTCCTCTAACTGCACAGATGTTCTGTATGACATGCTTTCTTCTAAATGAGTGCCTGAGCTTGGATGGGACCCCTAGACCTAGATCAACTTCACTCCATGTGCCTTGAAATCAACTGTCCACAGTTTGTTTTTGGTCTGGGATAGAGGATATGCAGTGGCTTACTAGTGGGATGACTGCATGTCATGTCTGGAACAATAGGAAGGGTTtaaaatgcaagaaaaaaaaaagtgagattTTTATTTCCATGCTCTGTCTACTCCATCATTCTTCACCCTAAACTTGTGACTCCTGTTTGATAATAtcagtagtaaaaaaaaaaaaacgtgtttatttaatatatatgtgtgtgtataattaaacttttatactgtatatgagAGCTTACATGTGAATGTACCGATTGAGGCCATATTGTCTGTTCATAACAGAGTGTGTAGTAGTACATAGATGCTGAGGTGCAGCTTATTGCATTCTTTTGCAGGCTTACTTTTGGCCCGACAAGAAATGATGCTACTGCATAACAAGAAGCAAACTCGTGAAAAGCAAAGCTACGTCCCGTTGGAGAGTAGCTGGTTTATATTTTCTgcttaaattaatatttatgctTTTAATTAACACTACGAGAATATAGAGTGATTTGCTATTGTATTTTTGAGATATTTTGTGTAtatgctgtgctgtgctttGCTGTACTGTCCGAGCCTTTAGGCGTAGGGCTGAATGACAAATTGCTCTGCACACAACGTTAACATTCCATTAAAACATCAAGGATCATTATGGATTTTAGAGAGTAATATATTCCTGCACGGTTTTTGAGACCGCTTGCCTTGCAAAGCTGCATTTGAAGTGCTGcctactcttttttttttaagtcgcCTCTCAGAGAAAATGGAAGGGTTGTTTGTGCAGTGGAACATGAGGCGTTCaggtgtttcttttttcttcctcctcccTACTGAGTGATGTAATGTAGCAAAAATCCTGAGCGCAACCGAGCTCATTAAGAGAAAACCTAAGAAAGATCAGGGCCAAAAAGCCTCTCTGTTACATTGCCAAATAAAGGATCGTTTTTTGAAGTGATACTCTTGTTTGTCGTCTCTTGCTCTGGTATCTGTGACTGATGGGAAAGTGGGGAATAAGGGCAACCATAAATCACACCAGTCTTCATTTCGCTGTGGGCACCATACCTCTCAGTTATCTGTTGAGGAACGGGACATGGCGAGAGCTGTTGCTGTTGGCCTAAGGGGAGTTAGCATTTTGCACAAAGTGGAATGTTCCATGTAGACGCCGCAGAACCTGCCCGGGGTTTGCTGCGTACTGGTGTACGCTGGGTCTTACGCAACAAAGAGCTGTATTCACACTTATTGCAGAGAGTACATTGATGAAGATGGATTACTGCCTGCTCGGTCAGCGGGTGAATCATTTTTTGTTCTCATAAAAATTTCTCTACATAAAAAACATACTTTTTTATGGGGCTCACATCACGGCACACTGAATTTGACACTCTTTTCAATGCATAGCGTTCACTCCCAGGCATATATAGAATAAATGGTTTTTGTGATCACaaaaaacactgactttacctttATCCACCTTTTCAGTCTATGGCAGTTTAGCCTCGCCCATTCAGGCTGAAGTTATAGAGATTATTTCAGCCTGGGCTGGTCTTAGAAAGAGGTAGACCCCAGGTCAGCCAGAGGTCATCTACATGTATCCGTCTGAATGGCACAGTAATTTAAAAAAGCTTATTTCATTTTAGTGATGAATAATGGTTGAAAAATGGTAAAGTAAAAATGAACATGTCCATTTTTGGTGGATAAACCCAGCCAAGCTGCAGGAAATTGTAAGGACATTGTGGGATACAGGCCCTTTGGATGATTTCAGCTTGCACCGCTGATAAAGCAGCACTAACATCTGTACTATATCCTAAGGAGGAGTGGTAGTGAACACAGCACTCGTTCATTTGAGTCTCATTTACACTCTCCATAGTTAAGCAGCACTCATGTGTGCACTGAGTAAACTCATCAATGGAAATTTTACTATCTTTCTCTCCTTGATACTGGCTCTCACAGTAATGATTGTTGAGAACAagtccgcacacacacacacatacacacactcatctgaACAAAAGGCCTGTCTTTTTGCATGCCTTTGCATACTGGCTCACTAAAGCCCCAGTGAACAAATCATGTCAGTCTCTCGTTGGGGTGTGTCtccaagaaaaaaaaggaggaaaggAAGGCGaatctaataataaaaacaacagaatGAAAGCTTCTCACTGTACACTCtaaataataaaggtgctacaagagggttttttgagcaatgccacagaagaaccactgtagGTTCCATAACCATATTCCATCTTCTCCAGCATCACTTGTAGCACCTCTACTTTTAGGAGTGTAGATGCTCATCCCACTTTTAAGTTACGTTAACAGCTGCTGGATTGATCAGAATTCTCCTTAAGCTTAAACTTGACCATGACCAAAACTCAAACCTTTATATCATAACCCATAACCTAATTATTTGacttgtaacaatagtggaactctATGTACAGCCATTCTAAACTgtctctaaatatatatatataaacaaggCTTTTTCTTCCTCATGAATTCATCCATATGTTTTTTTAGCatttagaaccattgcctttctGGTACTACCTTTGAAGAACCCCCTCAACCCTTACGCTGTCGAAAATCGGCTGTTTCAACAGATTGTAAACATTGTTAATAGCTTGTTAATAATTGGTACATATGTAGGTACTCTACACACTTTCAGAATTAAAGGTACTTTCCTAGAAATAACAATATCGGGGATGCAATGTGGGAAGGGGGAAAGTTCTACGATTAtaaggggccctaaaaatgtattgagTGAATATTTTGtcagagttgtggggcccagcgTAATATCTTTGCATGGGGCTCAAAAATCCCTAGCAGCACCCCTGACCTCAAGGTACAAACTGTGCCCTCTACAGTGCAACACTGCACACTTAGCAAAACGGCTGCTATCTAGTACCAAACAAAGGGTTCTCTGACTGACACTCAGGTTGAAAAGTGTCTTAAggtacaacaaaaacaaaagaaacaacacaAACGTGGTCTTTTAAGTATCTTACGACAGGGCTCAAACTCGAAAATGATCTGTCATGAGAATTTCTAATTATGGTAGGCAACAATTATGCTCCCTAGCTGAAGGTACTGAAGGTACAATCTTGAGGGCACCAACCCACTCACAGTGTTTGTACCTAAAACCGTACAGCTTAGTAGCTTTTACTGAGAGAACATGGAGCTATCCAAACAAATTAGGACCAGAGGGTTCCTTACATCAATGATCCCAATGTAGAGCGTCCCTTTCAAAACGGGTCCTTCAGCTCTTTTAGGACGGGGCTCGAAAATGTGAAAGGACCTGTTATGAGGATTTCTAAATATAACTATAGCAAGCAACAATTATGATACCTAACTACAGGTACTAAAGGCCTGTCCTGGGGGTACCAACCCACACTTACAGTGCTCATACCTATGGAGCATGGAGCTATCAAAATACAAGGAGACTAAAACTCTGTAAAAACCTAGATTGAAACCTAGTTGAAGATATCCTCAACGATCCTCACCGACtgtgagtgtttcagcctgagcTAAACTTTGGAGAGTTTGCGGAGAGCAACCAACTTCACATTGACCTTCAGGCTAAAGTGAGGTCTTTCGTGTGAGGGGCTCCTTCAACATCTACAGAGACCAATTATGCCCCTCTTTGGGGAAAAATCACGTCAGTATCTCCACTGCTACCCCTGCTTGAGTGGCAGGCTAATGGCGGGTTAGGGTTTCACTCATCACAGTGCACACTTGTCCAACACAGGTGACGGAGAGACACGGGTGTAGTGCTGTGAGCAGCTCGGTGGAGACCAGGAGGCCAGGAGCCAGGAGGATTTAGCAGCTCTGGGCAGGGtgtactgctgtactgctgtactgctgtgctgctgtaatGGAGTTGGGCTAAATTGAGGCAGATTAGGGTTTTGTTAGTGCTAGTGTTGGagctcctgtaggtgtgtgtgtgtgtgcgtgtgtgtgtgtgtgcgtgtgtgtgtgagagagaggactCCCAGTCCCAACGCCTCCCACAGCGCTTCCTCTGGAAAGTCATTGTGcttcgacacacacacacacatctgactgcacttcagacagcatgactggaGGACTGAAGGACGGGGAAACCGAGGTGAGTGAGGGCTGCCATGCTCCTTTCTCTCAGCCATAACAGCACCCTAACTCACTACAACTGATAATCGTATATTactaataattcattaataaatatttttttgaagGTCTAACCTCTTTGAGGAAGCTGTTTTAGGTGATCTGAACAGATTTGGAATTGGAaagtgattattattttttttcttgttgtttttttaatttttcaagAGGTGTTTTTGCCTCCTCTGTCCACCTTAGTCCAACTTGCTTTTGCGCAAAGTAAAATCCCAACGTTTATCTCTCGTGTCTTACCGAAATATCCCCCACCTCCCCTGAATAATGCCCCTAATGCACTGCTACGTATTCGCCCCCCTCTCTGTCCACCACTGGCACGTTC from Salminus brasiliensis chromosome 19, fSalBra1.hap2, whole genome shotgun sequence encodes the following:
- the cav2 gene encoding caveolin-2 isoform X1, with the protein product MGLEKEKAETSVIMDEDLFNRSIEPILSKKEKLYTTDPVRDRDPRDINAHLKVEFEDIIAEPSSTHSFDSVWIWSHAVFELLKYVLYRLLTTLLAIPMAFVAGIVFGLLSCVHIWIVMPLVHSCMMALPSIQVVWASLMDMFVGPFFHSIGKSLSSINVKTVQN
- the cav2 gene encoding caveolin-2 isoform X2; amino-acid sequence: MGLSLVFNHLYSVEPHFLRHDWLKVPNCFRRSQSSRRRRGLSQFYWVEFEDIIAEPSSTHSFDSVWIWSHAVFELLKYVLYRLLTTLLAIPMAFVAGIVFGLLSCVHIWIVMPLVHSCMMALPSIQVVWASLMDMFVGPFFHSIGKSLSSINVKTVQN